From one bacterium genomic stretch:
- the purM gene encoding phosphoribosylformylglycinamidine cyclo-ligase: MKITYEQAGVSIEKADMLTELIRNEVKNENIGNFAGIYEHLVLPDHYLVGCTDGVGTKIIPLSKYNLIETAAIDLIAMNLNDMICVGASPLFFLDYFATHTLDVEVTSRFIKALKTELSKYNCILLGGETAELSDLMKKGHFDVGGFALGLVKKDLMLRKENVEEGDIVIGLKSSGPHSNGYTLIRKLHEQGLISDEELENTLEPTYIYVNEILKLCNQNAIKVCANITGGGIKGNLERVIPDALCADISTKNIPENTVFTKLEDLVGFEEAYKTFNMGVGMCVIVHPDKLNSVFEVCKSYEPFILGTIISNYKEKVRVNAGE, encoded by the coding sequence ATGAAAATTACTTATGAACAAGCAGGTGTAAGCATCGAAAAGGCAGATATGCTTACAGAACTTATAAGAAATGAAGTCAAAAATGAGAATATAGGAAATTTTGCAGGAATATATGAGCATCTTGTGCTTCCAGACCATTATTTAGTGGGCTGTACAGATGGAGTAGGAACAAAAATAATTCCATTAAGCAAATATAACTTGATTGAAACAGCTGCTATTGACCTTATAGCAATGAATTTGAATGATATGATTTGTGTCGGAGCTTCGCCTTTATTCTTTCTTGATTATTTTGCAACTCATACTCTTGATGTGGAAGTAACTTCAAGATTTATAAAAGCTCTTAAAACTGAATTAAGCAAATATAACTGTATTTTGTTGGGTGGAGAAACAGCAGAACTGAGTGACTTAATGAAAAAAGGACATTTTGATGTTGGAGGATTTGCTTTAGGGCTGGTGAAAAAGGATTTGATGTTAAGAAAAGAAAACGTCGAAGAAGGTGATATTGTAATTGGTCTTAAGTCAAGCGGACCTCATTCTAACGGGTATACTTTGATAAGAAAACTCCACGAGCAAGGGCTTATCAGTGATGAAGAACTTGAAAACACACTAGAACCAACGTATATATACGTAAATGAAATCTTAAAACTATGTAATCAAAATGCAATTAAAGTTTGTGCAAACATAACAGGCGGAGGAATAAAAGGAAACCTCGAAAGAGTTATTCCAGATGCTTTATGCGCTGATATTTCAACCAAAAATATTCCGGAAAATACTGTTTTTACAAAGTTAGAAGATTTAGTTGGTTTTGAAGAAGCCTATAAAACATTTAATATGGGTGTTGGAATGTGTGTAATTGTCCACCCTGACAAACTTAACAGCGTTTTTGAAGTTTGTAAATCTTATGAACCTTTTATTTTAGGGACTATAATAAGCAATTACAAAGAAAAAGTCAGAGTTAACGCGGGAGAATAA
- the purF gene encoding amidophosphoribosyltransferase, protein MKFSCEKHCLGYADSKIDGVKFSEECGIFGGISHNHNIAPFIQQGLFMLQHRGQESAGLCCGDKDLVVHKNKGLVMEVLTDKVIHNLKGKTGIGHVRYSTQGSSDSLHAQPYVITYLGEKVSVAHNGNVDAAVKMKKHLEEQGEVFLTTSDTEMILKKVVRELCRPPSEWSFEEIGKVLTKNFLGGAWSILFCVPGKVFAYRDPLGYRPLVLCEAEEGIFISSEDTAFQSLTEKKVTQIKPGEGVIITRDGYEIKRFAPEMPSKMCVFEHIYFARPDSNIFGKNVYMARVELGKKCAVENPVDADIVVPVMDSGFAPALGFSQQSGIPFQLGLMRNRWVGRTFILPEQQLRRNSVIRKLTPMREVLEGKKVVIIDDSIVRGTTSREIVRMIKNSGAKEVHFRSASPKLINTCQWGVDIPSPKELLANMYKDTEGIKNFIEADSLDYLSLDGLKDIFGWEDWCYSCLTAPVTKESKHTNKNKHCDLVCTGSINK, encoded by the coding sequence ATGAAATTTTCCTGTGAAAAACATTGTCTAGGCTATGCTGATTCCAAAATTGACGGAGTAAAATTTTCAGAAGAATGCGGAATCTTTGGAGGTATTAGCCATAATCACAATATAGCTCCTTTTATCCAGCAGGGATTATTCATGCTTCAACACAGGGGACAGGAAAGCGCAGGTTTGTGCTGTGGAGACAAAGATTTAGTTGTTCATAAGAACAAAGGACTCGTGATGGAAGTTCTTACGGATAAAGTAATTCATAATCTAAAGGGCAAAACAGGCATCGGACATGTAAGATATTCAACACAAGGTTCGTCTGATTCACTCCATGCTCAACCGTATGTGATTACTTATCTTGGAGAAAAGGTTTCGGTTGCCCATAATGGCAATGTTGATGCGGCTGTAAAAATGAAAAAACACCTTGAAGAGCAAGGAGAGGTTTTTCTTACAACTTCTGATACAGAAATGATCCTTAAAAAAGTAGTAAGGGAACTTTGCAGACCCCCTTCTGAATGGTCGTTTGAAGAAATCGGCAAAGTGTTAACAAAAAATTTCTTGGGCGGAGCATGGTCAATATTATTTTGTGTACCGGGAAAAGTTTTTGCTTATAGAGATCCTCTCGGATATAGACCATTAGTATTGTGCGAAGCTGAAGAAGGAATTTTTATAAGCTCTGAAGATACAGCTTTTCAATCTTTAACAGAAAAAAAAGTAACACAGATTAAACCGGGAGAAGGCGTTATTATAACCAGAGATGGTTATGAAATAAAAAGATTCGCTCCTGAAATGCCGTCAAAGATGTGTGTGTTTGAACATATATACTTTGCTCGTCCTGATTCAAATATATTCGGTAAAAACGTCTACATGGCAAGAGTTGAACTCGGCAAGAAATGTGCTGTTGAAAACCCTGTTGATGCTGATATCGTTGTTCCTGTAATGGATTCAGGATTTGCTCCGGCACTTGGCTTTTCACAACAGTCAGGAATCCCTTTTCAATTAGGATTAATGAGAAACCGATGGGTTGGAAGGACTTTTATACTTCCTGAACAGCAATTAAGAAGAAATAGCGTTATAAGAAAGCTTACGCCGATGAGAGAGGTTCTTGAAGGCAAAAAGGTAGTAATAATAGATGATTCTATTGTCAGAGGTACAACATCACGTGAAATAGTAAGAATGATAAAGAATTCAGGTGCCAAAGAAGTCCATTTCAGGTCAGCTTCTCCAAAATTAATTAATACATGTCAATGGGGAGTTGATATTCCATCACCGAAAGAGCTTTTAGCGAACATGTATAAGGATACAGAAGGAATAAAGAATTTTATCGAGGCAGATTCTCTGGATTATCTTTCACTTGACGGCTTAAAAGATATTTTCGGATGGGAAGATTGGTGCTATTCATGTTTAACTGCTCCGGTTACCAAAGAATCTAAACATACCAATAAAAATAAACATTGTGATCTGGTTTGTACCGGTTCCATAAATAAATAA
- the purL gene encoding phosphoribosylformylglycinamidine synthase subunit PurL, which produces MQTLELYKALGLTDFEYTEIQKRLGREPNKLETYLFSAMWSEHCGYMHSRKYLSKFPLGGAVTHGENAGGVQIGEHVIVFKVESHNHPSAVEPFQGAATGIGGIIRDILAIGARPIALLDSLKFGKITNNFSKHIFDGVVQGISHYGNCIGVPTVAGEVGFDESYTDSPLVNVMAVGIVKKDKIRSAKAEPNKIVIAVGSHTGRDGIHGASFASKELNENSKEDRPSVQVGDPFIKKVLTEATLEILDLKEVQSCQDYGAAGLLSSSSEMAYKGECGIDLHLDKVHLRENDMKPWEIMLSESQERMLFVVEEDGVEKVLNIAKKYEIPASIIGKTTETGRYRLFWHGEEVADLPPEILAEAPKYSLNEEEPEYINEYRNLTHNKTMPINESIEKIVSDPNFASKRWVYRQYDHTVGTRTSLKPSQAGAAGIWIHEEGGVMGLAIDSNGRQVFLNPYEGGKNTVWECCRNLISSGFKPLGVTNCLNYGNPEKDEVAYQFVKSIEGIADACREEGVPVVSGNVSFYNESSERRVFPTPTIGMVGYADSAEKLIKAAFSTDETLILLGKEINDESNIGGSLYQRVIYDFIGGEVDKTNAELEKQLQETIFDLRDNKVIGGCVDVSEGGLFGAVFEGVRNGNTGFKGSLIFCKDQEKALLGEVAGRYVISTNEPEKAEKILQSKQVQYKILGNCVDNVFEFDGNSFDLKKLFNLYDKSIELEMER; this is translated from the coding sequence ATGCAAACACTTGAACTATATAAAGCACTTGGTTTAACGGATTTTGAATATACTGAAATTCAAAAAAGGCTGGGAAGAGAGCCAAACAAGCTGGAGACTTATTTGTTTTCTGCTATGTGGTCAGAACACTGCGGTTATATGCACTCAAGAAAATATTTGTCCAAATTCCCCTTAGGCGGTGCGGTAACTCACGGTGAAAATGCAGGCGGTGTTCAGATTGGTGAGCATGTAATAGTTTTTAAAGTTGAATCTCATAATCATCCCTCGGCTGTAGAACCTTTTCAAGGTGCTGCTACAGGGATTGGAGGGATTATTAGGGATATTCTCGCAATCGGCGCAAGACCTATTGCCCTCTTGGATTCATTAAAATTCGGCAAAATCACTAATAATTTTTCAAAACATATTTTCGACGGTGTTGTTCAAGGTATTTCCCACTACGGAAATTGCATAGGAGTTCCCACAGTAGCCGGAGAAGTTGGTTTTGATGAGTCTTATACAGATTCTCCCCTTGTAAACGTTATGGCGGTGGGGATTGTAAAAAAAGATAAAATCAGATCAGCAAAAGCAGAACCAAACAAAATTGTAATTGCAGTAGGCTCACATACCGGGCGTGATGGTATTCATGGTGCTTCTTTTGCTTCCAAAGAGCTTAATGAAAACTCCAAAGAGGACAGACCTTCTGTACAAGTGGGTGATCCATTTATTAAAAAAGTTTTAACCGAAGCTACACTTGAAATTCTCGATTTAAAAGAAGTTCAAAGCTGTCAGGATTACGGAGCAGCGGGACTCTTATCATCTTCCTCCGAAATGGCTTATAAAGGCGAATGTGGCATAGACCTTCATCTTGATAAAGTTCATTTGAGAGAAAATGATATGAAACCCTGGGAAATTATGCTTTCAGAGTCGCAGGAGCGGATGCTTTTCGTTGTAGAAGAAGACGGCGTTGAAAAAGTTCTTAATATAGCCAAAAAATATGAAATCCCTGCAAGTATTATAGGTAAAACCACCGAAACAGGCAGATACAGGCTATTCTGGCATGGTGAAGAAGTTGCGGATCTTCCGCCGGAAATCCTTGCTGAAGCGCCTAAATACTCTTTGAATGAAGAAGAACCTGAATACATAAATGAGTATAGAAATTTAACGCATAATAAAACCATGCCTATTAATGAATCCATTGAAAAAATTGTATCTGACCCCAATTTTGCTTCTAAAAGATGGGTCTATAGACAATATGACCATACCGTTGGAACAAGAACATCATTGAAACCGTCTCAGGCAGGAGCAGCAGGAATATGGATACATGAAGAAGGCGGTGTTATGGGGCTTGCAATAGATTCAAACGGAAGACAGGTTTTTCTGAATCCTTATGAAGGCGGAAAAAATACGGTTTGGGAATGTTGCAGAAACCTTATTTCGAGTGGGTTTAAGCCTTTAGGCGTTACAAATTGTTTAAATTACGGCAACCCCGAAAAAGACGAAGTTGCTTACCAGTTTGTAAAATCAATAGAAGGAATTGCGGATGCCTGTAGAGAAGAAGGTGTCCCTGTGGTTTCAGGTAATGTTTCTTTTTATAATGAATCCTCGGAAAGACGTGTATTTCCAACCCCGACAATAGGGATGGTCGGATATGCAGATTCGGCAGAAAAGCTTATAAAAGCTGCTTTTTCTACTGATGAAACTTTGATTTTATTGGGTAAAGAAATTAACGATGAATCAAATATAGGCGGCTCTCTTTATCAAAGAGTTATATACGATTTTATTGGTGGAGAAGTAGATAAAACAAACGCAGAACTTGAAAAACAACTTCAAGAAACCATATTTGACCTGAGAGATAATAAAGTTATCGGTGGATGCGTTGATGTTTCAGAAGGCGGGCTTTTCGGAGCAGTCTTTGAAGGCGTAAGAAATGGGAATACAGGATTTAAAGGCAGTCTTATCTTCTGTAAAGACCAGGAAAAAGCGCTTTTGGGTGAAGTTGCAGGAAGATATGTAATTTCAACAAATGAACCCGAAAAAGCAGAAAAAATTCTTCAATCTAAACAAGTTCAATATAAAATACTCGGTAATTGCGTGGATAACGTTTTTGAATTTGACGGAAACAGCTTTGATTTAAAAAAATTATTTAATTTATATGATAAATCTATTGAATTGGAGATGGAAAGATGA
- the purQ gene encoding phosphoribosylformylglycinamidine synthase subunit PurQ: MKAGVVVFPGTNCDVDTKRACEYFGWETSFIWHDETSLEKYDIVFLPGGFSYGDYIRAGRLARFSPVVMALSNYIGKKEGFLVGICNGFQILCEAKLLPGILSVNDNTKFICEETGLLFENKEISLPIAHGEGRYIADESTLQEIKSKKIDFLKYTSNPNGSVEDIAGLWDRENNIIGMMPHPERAIFLETGNTDGRAFFEMIDSQIKGKVLSGGIK; the protein is encoded by the coding sequence ATAAAAGCAGGCGTAGTTGTATTTCCGGGAACAAACTGTGATGTAGACACCAAGCGTGCTTGCGAATATTTCGGCTGGGAAACAAGTTTTATCTGGCATGATGAAACTTCCCTTGAAAAATATGATATTGTCTTTTTACCTGGCGGTTTTTCCTATGGAGATTATATCAGAGCAGGCAGATTGGCAAGGTTTAGCCCTGTTGTAATGGCATTAAGCAACTATATAGGCAAAAAAGAAGGTTTTTTAGTTGGTATATGCAACGGATTTCAGATTCTGTGCGAAGCAAAACTTCTTCCTGGTATTTTGTCTGTAAACGATAATACAAAATTTATTTGCGAAGAAACAGGGCTTTTGTTTGAAAATAAAGAAATATCCCTGCCTATTGCCCATGGTGAAGGTAGATATATCGCAGATGAAAGCACTTTACAGGAAATTAAATCTAAAAAAATTGATTTTCTAAAATATACAAGTAATCCTAATGGTTCTGTGGAAGATATAGCAGGGCTTTGGGATAGAGAAAACAACATTATAGGAATGATGCCGCATCCGGAGAGAGCTATCTTCTTAGAAACAGGAAATACAGACGGAAGAGCTTTTTTTGAGATGATAGACTCCCAAATCAAAGGGAAAGTACTATCCGGAGGAATAAAATAA